A window from Triticum aestivum cultivar Chinese Spring chromosome 6D, IWGSC CS RefSeq v2.1, whole genome shotgun sequence encodes these proteins:
- the LOC100271911 gene encoding bax inhibitor 1 yields the protein MDAFYSTSSAAASGWGYDSLKNFREISPAVQSHLKLVYLTLCFALASSAVGAYLHIALNIGGMLTMLACVGTIAWMFSVPVYEERKRFGLLMGAALLEGASVGPLIELAIDFDPSILVTGFVGTAIAFGCFSGAAIIAKRREYLYLGGLLSSGLSILLWLQFATSIFGHSSGSFMFEVYFGLLIFLGYMVYDTQEIIERAHHGDMDYIKHALTLFTDFVAVLVRVLIIMLKNAGDKSEDKKKRKRRS from the exons ATGGACGCCTTCTActcgacctcgtcggcggcggcgagcggctgggGCTACGACTCCCTCAAGAACTTCCGCGAGATCTCCCCCGCCGTGCAGTCCCACCTCAAGCTC GTTTACCTGACCCTATGCTTTGCCCTGGCCTCATCTGCCGTGGGTGCTTACCTGCACATTGCCCTGAACATCGGTGGGATGCTGACAATGCTCGCGTGTGTTGGAACCATCGCCTGGATGTTCTCTGTGCCAGTCTATGAGGAG AGGAAGAGGTTTGGGCTGCTGATGGGTGCAGCCCTCCTGGAAGGGGCTTCGGTTGGACCTCTGATTGAGCTTGCCATAGACTTTGACCCAAG TATCCTCGTGACAGGGTTTGtcggaaccgccatcgccttcggGTGCTTCTCTGGCGCCGCCATCATCGCCAAGCGCAGGGAGTACCTGTACCTCGGTGGTCTGCTCTCCTCCGGCCTGTCGATCCTGCTCTGGCTGCAGTTTGCCACGTCCATCTTTGGCCACTCCTCTGGCAGCTTCATGTTTGAG GTTTACTTTGGCCTGTTGATCTTCCTGGGATACATGGTGTACGACACGCAGGAGATCATCGAGAGGGCGCACCACGGCGACATGGATTACATCAAGCACGCGCTCACCCTCTTCACCGACTTCGTCGCCGTTCTCGTCCGCGTCCTCATCATCATG CTCAAGAACGCAGGCGACAAGtcggaggacaagaagaagaggaagaggaggtcctgA
- the LOC123143491 gene encoding cyclin-P4-1 produces the protein METERRASSGKRASGAPPKVVAVLAGLLERAAKRGDAVDGDGSGSAAFRGPTEKKPEIGVRRYAERIYRYAGCSPACFVVAYAYLDRLAAPSLEAESAAVAVDSYSVHRLLITSVMVAAKFMDDIHYNNAYFARVGGVELREMNGLELEFLFALRFRLNVTPDDFASYCAALEGEMLTTTTPPPLSPPAVMASVSVSPEEEEEQDASAVAGGGIITAFAAAARVSVAVAEITQ, from the exons ATGGAGACGGAGAGGCGGGCGAGCAGCGGCAAGCGCGCGTCCGGCGCACCGCCCAAGGTGGTGGCCGTCCTCGCCGGCCTGCTCGAGCGCGCCGCCAAGCGCGGCGACGCTGTTGACGGCGATGGCTCCGGCTCGGCGGCGTTCCGGGGGCCGACGGAGAAGAAGCCGGAGATCGGCGTGCGGCGGTACGCGGAGCGCATATACCGGTACGCCGGGTGCAGCCCGGCGTGCTTCGTGGTCGCCTACGCCTACCTCGACCGCCTCGCCGCGCCGTCGCTGGAGGCGGAGTCCGCGGCGGTGGCCGTGGACTCGTACAGCGTGCACCGCCTGCTCATCACCAGCGTCATGGTCGCCGCCAAGTTCATGGACGACAT ACACTACAACAACGCCTACTTCGCGCGGGTGGGCGGCGTGGAGCTGCGGGAGATGAACGGCCTGGAGCTGGAGTTCCTCTTCGCGCTGCGCTTCCGCCTCAACGTCACGCCCGACGACTTCGCATCCTACTGCGCCGCGCTCGAGGGCGAGATgctcaccaccaccacgccgccgccgctgtcgccaCCGGCGGTCATGGCCTCAGTCTCagtctcgccggaggaggaggaggaacaggaCGCCTCTGCCGTCGCGGGAGGCGGCATCATCACGGCCTTCGCGGCGGCTGCCCGGGTATCGGTGGCCGTGGCCGAGATCACCCAATGA
- the LOC123143492 gene encoding THO complex subunit 7B — protein MLTKGRRVAGRGEDMSAHYAFGPHEDDAIIKHRLLTRITTTRGEPPLKKLQKKFMSFATEVEKDADNTSDCERLYKAFLQEINTFELPLLKSKAVVDANLREKESFNELQVEIQRQILQAQTDIEDLKKQLEQSKIERQHKEECEAIRKLISSQPPRSETEKLIANLEKEIANLEAESAACTRTLELRKKQFALLLHVVEELQISIEDEQRNIADELRAATEEPKLSIEEGSGGASDAMAVD, from the exons ATGCTTACCAAAGGGAGGAGAGTTGCCGGGAGGGGTGAAGACATGTCTGCACATTATGCATTTGGGCCACATGAGGATGATGCGATTATCAAACATCGGCTTCTGACTAGGATCACAACTACCAGGGGTGAACCACCCCTAAAGAAGCTCCAAAAGAAGTTCATGTCCTTCGCCACCGAGGTAGAGAAGGATGCAGACAATACAAGTGACTGTGAGAGGCTGTACAAGGCCTTTCTGCAGGAAATTAACACTTTTGAGCTGCCTCTTCTAAAAAGCAAGGCTGTAGTTGATGCAAATCTCAGGGAAAAGGAGAGCTTCAACGAGCTGCAGGTTGAGATCCAGCGACAAATCTTGCAAGCTCAGACTGATATTGAGGATCTTAAAAAGCAACTTGAGCAAAGCAAGATTGAGAGGCAGCACAAAGAGGAGTGTGAAGCAATCAGAAAACTGATTTCCTCGCAGCCTCCACGGTCAGAAACCGAGAAACTTATCGCTAATCTTGAGAAGGAGATAGCTAATTTGGAGGCCGAGAGTGCAGCATGTACAAGGACGTTAGAGCTTAGGAAGAAGCAGTTTGCTCTTCTTCTGCATGTG GTGGAGGAATTGCAAATCTCGATCGAAGATGAGCAAAGGAACATAGCAGATGAGCTGAGAGCCGCCACTGAAGAGCCAAAGTTGAGCATAGAGGAAGGCAGCGGCGGTGCTTCGGATGCGATGGCTGTAGACTGA